Proteins encoded in a region of the Marinococcus sp. PL1-022 genome:
- the leuS gene encoding leucine--tRNA ligase gives MAYPHQQIEPKWQSYWERNEIFAVSNENTGAPKYYALDMFPYPSGAGLHVGHPEGYTATDITSRMKRMQGYDVLHPMGWDAFGLPAEQFALDTGKNPREFTQANIANFKRQIKELGFSYDWAREINTTDPHYYKWTQWIFTKLYEHGLAYIDEVPVNWCPALGTVLANEEVIDGKSERGGHPVERRPMKQWMLKITAYADRLLEDLDGLDWPDSIKEMQRNWIGRSEGAELTFHVEGKDLSFDVFTTRPDTLFGATYCVFAPEHDYVEEITTPEQKEAVEKYQHDAAMKSDLERTELQKEKSGVFTGSYAINPVNGEKMPIWIADYVLATYGSGAIMAVPAHDERDYEFAKAFDLPIVEVVEGGDTSKEAYTEDGPHVRSEFLNGLYKDEAIEKMLEWLEEKDIGRKKTTYRLRDWLFSRQRYWGEPIPVIHWEDGSMTTLPKEELPLELPEMDEFRPSGTGESPLATNTEWLEVTDPKTGMKGRRETNTMPQWAGSCWYFLRFTDPDNSEELASKEALEKWLPVDLYIGGAEHAVLHLLYARFWHKFLYDIGVVPTKEPFQRLYNQGMILGENNEKMSKSKGNVVNPDEIIRTHGADTLRLYEMFMGPLDASIAWSNSGLDGARRFLDRVWRLFVTDEGAVRETIRDEKAPESFARTYHQTVKKVTEEFTELRFNTGISQLMVFVNEANKQETLPKQELKGFLQLLSAIAPHLAEELWSRLGEDRSISRSSWPVHDEQMLIEDEIEIIIQVNGKLRAKAVVPRDADEKDLESTAMEQEKIVQELEGKTVRKVIAIPGKLVNIVAN, from the coding sequence ATGGCATATCCCCACCAACAGATAGAACCCAAATGGCAGTCATACTGGGAGAGAAATGAAATATTTGCCGTATCCAATGAAAATACCGGCGCCCCGAAATATTATGCACTGGATATGTTTCCGTACCCTTCCGGAGCCGGCCTGCACGTCGGCCATCCTGAAGGCTACACAGCAACAGACATCACCTCAAGAATGAAACGCATGCAGGGCTACGATGTACTGCATCCGATGGGATGGGATGCTTTTGGCCTTCCGGCGGAGCAGTTCGCGCTCGATACCGGAAAAAATCCGCGGGAGTTCACCCAGGCAAACATTGCCAATTTCAAACGCCAGATTAAAGAGCTGGGCTTCTCCTATGACTGGGCCAGAGAAATTAACACGACAGACCCTCATTACTACAAATGGACCCAGTGGATTTTTACGAAGCTGTACGAGCACGGTCTTGCTTATATTGATGAAGTGCCGGTCAACTGGTGCCCGGCGCTGGGCACGGTCCTTGCCAATGAAGAAGTGATTGACGGAAAAAGCGAGCGCGGAGGCCATCCGGTGGAACGCCGGCCGATGAAGCAGTGGATGCTCAAGATTACAGCCTATGCAGATCGTCTGCTTGAAGACCTGGACGGCCTGGACTGGCCGGACAGCATTAAAGAAATGCAGCGCAACTGGATTGGCCGCTCGGAAGGAGCGGAGCTGACCTTTCATGTCGAAGGGAAGGATCTTTCGTTTGACGTATTTACGACCCGTCCGGATACTTTGTTCGGAGCGACCTACTGCGTATTTGCCCCGGAGCATGACTATGTAGAGGAAATTACTACGCCGGAGCAGAAGGAAGCTGTCGAGAAGTACCAGCACGATGCAGCCATGAAAAGTGATCTTGAACGAACAGAGCTGCAGAAGGAAAAATCCGGCGTATTTACAGGCTCGTACGCCATCAATCCAGTGAATGGGGAAAAAATGCCGATCTGGATTGCTGATTACGTTCTCGCTACATACGGAAGCGGAGCGATTATGGCTGTACCGGCGCACGATGAGCGGGACTACGAATTTGCGAAAGCATTTGATCTTCCGATTGTGGAGGTTGTTGAGGGCGGAGACACATCCAAAGAAGCGTATACGGAGGACGGCCCGCATGTAAGATCAGAGTTTTTGAATGGTTTATATAAAGACGAAGCTATTGAAAAAATGCTCGAATGGCTTGAAGAAAAAGATATCGGCCGCAAAAAAACAACCTACCGTCTGCGTGACTGGCTCTTCAGCCGCCAGCGGTACTGGGGGGAGCCAATTCCAGTTATTCACTGGGAAGACGGCTCGATGACCACGCTTCCGAAAGAAGAGCTGCCGCTCGAGCTTCCGGAAATGGACGAGTTCCGCCCTTCAGGCACAGGTGAATCGCCGCTTGCTACCAATACGGAATGGCTTGAGGTCACTGATCCAAAAACGGGCATGAAGGGCCGCCGGGAAACAAACACTATGCCGCAGTGGGCCGGCAGCTGCTGGTACTTCCTGCGTTTTACTGACCCGGATAACAGCGAAGAGCTTGCATCCAAAGAAGCGCTCGAAAAATGGCTGCCGGTTGATTTATATATCGGCGGGGCAGAGCACGCAGTGCTTCACCTGCTGTATGCGCGGTTTTGGCATAAGTTTTTATATGACATTGGAGTAGTGCCTACAAAAGAGCCGTTCCAGCGGCTGTACAACCAGGGAATGATCCTCGGGGAAAATAATGAAAAAATGAGTAAATCCAAAGGGAACGTCGTAAATCCGGACGAAATTATCCGGACTCACGGTGCCGATACGCTGCGGTTGTATGAAATGTTCATGGGGCCGCTCGACGCTTCAATTGCATGGTCCAACAGCGGTCTCGACGGCGCCAGGCGTTTTCTTGACCGGGTATGGCGCTTGTTTGTGACTGACGAAGGCGCTGTCCGGGAGACCATCCGTGATGAGAAAGCACCGGAGTCGTTCGCACGAACGTATCATCAGACGGTGAAAAAGGTAACCGAAGAGTTCACGGAACTGCGGTTTAACACCGGTATCAGTCAGCTGATGGTTTTCGTCAATGAAGCCAACAAGCAGGAAACGCTTCCGAAGCAGGAATTAAAAGGATTTCTGCAGCTGTTGAGTGCTATTGCTCCGCATTTGGCAGAAGAGCTTTGGAGCCGTCTCGGTGAAGATCGTTCGATTTCAAGAAGCAGCTGGCCGGTCCACGATGAACAGATGCTCATTGAAGATGAAATTGAAATCATTATTCAGGTCAACGGTAAGCTCCGGGCAAAAGCAGTGGTGCCAAGAGATGCTGATGAAAAAGATCTCGAATCGACGGCAATGGAACAGGAAAAAATTGTGCAGGAGCTCGAAGGAAAGACAGTGCGAAAAGTCATTGCCATTCCAGGAAAACTTGTAAATATTGTAGCTAATTAA
- a CDS encoding NAD(P)/FAD-dependent oxidoreductase — protein MTNVIVIGGGPAGLMASVAAAEHGADVTLIDKGSKLGRKLAISGGGRCNVTNRMERKALIEHIPGNGKFMHSPFSIFDNENIIRFFENLGIDLKEEDMGRMFPINNKAITVVNTLLDEMERLGVRTRINTKVASIDYGNNQVEGLYLEDGTYLQADRIIIASGGKSVPKTGSTGDGYPWAEAAGHTITELYPTEVPITSPATYIQDRTLQGISLSGVALTVYRPGGKAIKTHTGDMIFTHFGVSGPIGLRCSQYVVKALKKYKDEQIELGLSLYPEENHESMFQRLVALKKTHEAKTVKNALKGLTMERLLLFLLQEAGISSTMTIGEASNKKLRTLALLFTDFRFPADGTLSIEEAFVTGGGVSIKEVFPKRLESRLKSGLFFCGEILDIHGYTGGFNITCAFSTGYTAGKAASELPAANSEYPSYSKS, from the coding sequence ATGACGAATGTCATTGTTATCGGCGGTGGTCCTGCTGGGCTGATGGCCTCGGTTGCTGCTGCAGAGCATGGCGCCGATGTTACATTAATAGATAAGGGCTCCAAGCTCGGAAGAAAGCTTGCCATTTCCGGAGGCGGCCGCTGCAACGTCACTAACCGCATGGAAAGAAAAGCACTGATCGAACACATTCCCGGCAACGGCAAATTTATGCACAGTCCATTTTCCATCTTTGATAATGAAAATATTATCCGTTTTTTCGAAAACCTTGGTATAGACCTGAAGGAAGAAGACATGGGCCGAATGTTCCCTATTAACAATAAAGCCATTACTGTCGTAAACACGCTGCTTGATGAAATGGAACGGCTCGGGGTCCGGACACGCATCAACACTAAAGTTGCTTCCATCGATTACGGTAATAACCAGGTCGAGGGGCTTTATTTAGAAGACGGCACCTATCTTCAGGCTGACCGAATTATTATTGCTTCCGGAGGTAAATCCGTACCAAAAACAGGTTCGACCGGGGACGGCTATCCCTGGGCGGAGGCGGCCGGCCATACCATTACGGAGCTTTACCCTACAGAGGTTCCTATTACTTCCCCGGCCACTTATATCCAGGACCGCACACTTCAGGGTATTTCGCTTTCCGGCGTCGCCCTGACTGTTTACCGGCCGGGCGGAAAAGCTATTAAAACCCACACTGGCGACATGATTTTTACCCATTTCGGGGTCTCCGGACCGATCGGCCTGAGGTGCAGCCAGTATGTGGTGAAGGCTTTAAAAAAATACAAAGACGAACAGATAGAGCTCGGCCTTTCCCTTTACCCCGAGGAGAACCATGAATCCATGTTCCAGCGGCTCGTCGCGCTGAAAAAAACGCACGAAGCAAAAACAGTTAAAAATGCCCTAAAGGGCCTTACGATGGAACGACTGCTGCTGTTTTTACTGCAGGAGGCAGGCATTTCCAGCACAATGACCATCGGCGAGGCATCGAATAAAAAACTGCGCACCCTTGCTCTTTTGTTTACCGACTTCCGTTTCCCGGCAGATGGCACGCTTTCCATTGAAGAAGCGTTTGTGACCGGCGGCGGGGTGTCCATCAAAGAAGTGTTTCCAAAACGGCTTGAATCCAGGCTGAAAAGCGGATTATTCTTCTGCGGGGAAATTTTAGACATCCACGGCTACACCGGCGGCTTTAATATCACCTGTGCCTTTTCCACCGGCTACACCGCAGGAAAAGCGGCCTCTGAACTGCCGGCTGCAAACTCCGAATACCCCTCCTACTCAAAAAGCTGA
- a CDS encoding secondary thiamine-phosphate synthase enzyme YjbQ, with translation MLRKLELSTNEHAEMIDVTEKVRTYVKEEGLDHGAVVVYSPHTTAGITVNENADPNVQHDMLMRLDEVYPWEHEKYRHAEGNSASHLKASTMGTQQTIIVEQGELVLGTWQGIYFCEFDGPRKRTFYIKGLSDV, from the coding sequence ATGCTGCGTAAGCTTGAGCTATCTACAAATGAACATGCAGAAATGATAGATGTTACCGAAAAGGTCCGTACGTATGTAAAGGAGGAGGGTCTTGATCACGGAGCGGTGGTCGTGTATTCCCCACATACGACGGCTGGAATTACTGTAAATGAGAACGCTGATCCAAATGTTCAGCATGATATGCTCATGCGTCTCGATGAAGTATATCCATGGGAGCACGAAAAGTACCGGCATGCCGAAGGAAACTCTGCTTCGCATTTAAAAGCAAGTACAATGGGGACACAGCAGACAATTATTGTGGAGCAGGGGGAGCTCGTGCTCGGTACATGGCAGGGCATCTATTTTTGTGAATTTGACGGACCGAGAAAGCGTACGTTTTATATTAAAGGATTAAGTGACGTATAA
- a CDS encoding polysaccharide biosynthesis protein — MSDSKFLRGTLLLSIATFISKFLGMIYIFPFAAMVGQQGIALYQYGYQPYTLMLSVATLGIPMAMSKFVSKYNAMGDFETGRRLFKSGLFFMTLTGIAAFLILFFGAPLIVNLISFDSSEAFTSDDIVFTIRMVSFALMIIPTMAIMRGFFQGHQSMGPTAVSQVIEQIVRIVFILVMALFILYAVDGNLGTAIGFATFGAFFGGLASMAVLIFYWKKRQRFLQQEQAESTVSSELPLTSMYSELIRYALPLSFVGLAIPLFQMVDMFTFTRALEQTEEWTSGQIQTAYGAFAGSSHKLILIPVAIATAMSITLIPTITKSFTGNDQDLLQRQITQTYQVILFLSVPSAVGLSLLARPTFGVLFGTESLEIGSYVLQHYAYAAIVFSLFSVSAAVLQGINRQKYAIASLLLGLLVKIISAYVLLLLLGPVGGIYSTIIGFACGVVFNAWAIAKFTGFQFGGVSRRAGTVVLLSAVMGIGVLITRNGMELLFTGTGWVDLFMVEIISVGVGGVLFMALAMKSGLAEKVLGKRFAA, encoded by the coding sequence ATGTCTGATTCAAAATTTTTGCGGGGAACGCTTCTGTTAAGTATAGCGACGTTTATTTCAAAATTTTTAGGGATGATTTACATATTTCCTTTTGCAGCCATGGTCGGCCAGCAGGGAATCGCACTTTACCAATACGGTTATCAGCCGTACACATTAATGCTTAGCGTAGCCACACTTGGGATACCGATGGCTATGTCAAAGTTTGTATCCAAATATAACGCAATGGGAGATTTTGAAACAGGCCGAAGGTTGTTTAAGTCGGGTCTTTTTTTTATGACTCTTACCGGTATTGCGGCATTTCTTATTTTATTTTTTGGCGCTCCCCTTATCGTGAATCTAATATCATTTGATTCGAGTGAAGCTTTCACGTCAGATGATATTGTATTTACGATCCGAATGGTCAGCTTTGCATTAATGATAATTCCAACGATGGCAATCATGAGAGGTTTTTTCCAGGGGCATCAGTCAATGGGACCGACAGCGGTTTCCCAGGTTATTGAACAGATTGTACGGATTGTCTTTATTTTGGTGATGGCCTTGTTTATTCTATACGCCGTTGACGGAAATCTTGGAACAGCTATTGGCTTTGCCACCTTTGGAGCGTTTTTCGGCGGGCTGGCAAGCATGGCTGTGCTGATTTTTTACTGGAAAAAAAGACAGCGTTTTTTGCAGCAGGAGCAGGCAGAAAGCACCGTATCGAGTGAGCTGCCGTTAACAAGCATGTACAGTGAACTCATCCGGTACGCACTGCCGCTCTCCTTTGTCGGCCTGGCGATTCCGTTGTTTCAAATGGTGGACATGTTTACCTTCACCCGGGCACTGGAGCAGACCGAGGAATGGACATCCGGGCAGATTCAGACCGCCTACGGCGCGTTTGCAGGGTCTTCGCACAAGCTGATTCTTATACCGGTGGCAATAGCTACGGCAATGTCAATCACTCTTATCCCAACCATCACAAAATCCTTTACAGGCAATGACCAGGATCTGCTGCAGCGCCAGATTACACAGACCTACCAGGTGATTTTGTTTTTATCGGTACCTTCCGCTGTCGGGCTGTCGCTGCTTGCCAGACCAACATTTGGTGTGCTGTTTGGGACAGAGTCACTGGAAATAGGCAGCTACGTGCTTCAGCATTACGCGTATGCGGCGATCGTTTTTTCCCTTTTCTCAGTGAGTGCGGCGGTACTGCAGGGTATTAACCGCCAGAAGTATGCCATTGCCTCGCTGCTCCTCGGTTTACTGGTGAAAATTATCAGTGCTTACGTCCTTCTTTTGCTTCTTGGACCGGTCGGTGGAATTTACAGCACGATTATTGGATTCGCGTGTGGAGTAGTATTTAACGCCTGGGCAATTGCGAAGTTTACCGGTTTTCAATTCGGAGGAGTCTCGCGCCGTGCGGGCACAGTAGTTCTTTTATCTGCGGTGATGGGCATTGGTGTCTTAATTACAAGAAACGGCATGGAGCTCTTATTTACTGGAACCGGCTGGGTAGATCTATTTATGGTGGAAATTATCAGTGTCGGCGTCGGCGGCGTGCTGTTTATGGCTCTTGCCATGAAGAGCGGGCTAGCGGAAAAAGTGCTTGGAAAACGCTTTGCGGCGTAG
- the ftsW gene encoding putative lipid II flippase FtsW — translation MKTWRYKDYDWLLIGAVALLTLFGIIMVYSASFPLGMRAYDDAAFFLKRQIMFFIIGIGVFAFMMHVPYEKWKKTTPLLIGLSIFLLMLVLIIGNEVNGAKSWIGFGPVNIQPAEFVKLSLIIYLAQVYSQKQKYIDSFMKGVMPPLVVVAVLLGFIVMQPDVGTAAALMMTTIVIVFLSGAKFRHMFMLGGVAAALFAYIALTEPYRLARLVSFMDPFASEEAVGGGSFQLIQGYIAIAHGGLFGVGLGESVQKMNYLPEAHTDFIIPIIAEELGIFGILLVVGLLGVIAWRGIKIGLSAKGQFGTLLAFGIVFQVLSQAVINAGAVAGMMPITGLPFPLLSYGGSSLLITLAMLGLLANISRNNNRLARVQNQGINKPTSA, via the coding sequence ATGAAAACGTGGAGATATAAAGATTATGACTGGCTCTTGATCGGTGCGGTCGCGCTCTTAACATTATTTGGCATCATTATGGTGTACAGCGCAAGCTTCCCGCTCGGAATGAGGGCTTATGATGATGCAGCCTTTTTTCTTAAGCGGCAGATAATGTTTTTTATTATTGGAATAGGCGTGTTTGCTTTCATGATGCATGTGCCTTATGAAAAATGGAAAAAAACAACGCCGTTATTGATAGGATTGTCCATTTTTTTACTTATGCTCGTACTTATAATAGGCAATGAAGTAAACGGGGCGAAAAGCTGGATCGGCTTTGGTCCGGTAAACATTCAGCCCGCAGAATTTGTAAAATTGAGTTTGATTATTTATCTGGCCCAGGTTTATTCCCAGAAACAAAAGTATATTGACTCGTTTATGAAGGGGGTCATGCCCCCGTTGGTCGTTGTCGCCGTGCTGCTTGGATTTATTGTGATGCAGCCTGACGTCGGGACAGCGGCAGCTCTGATGATGACAACAATCGTAATTGTCTTTTTGTCAGGAGCAAAGTTCCGGCATATGTTTATGCTCGGAGGAGTGGCTGCGGCGTTGTTTGCATACATAGCGCTGACAGAGCCCTATCGTCTGGCCCGGCTTGTATCATTTATGGACCCGTTTGCCAGTGAAGAAGCGGTCGGAGGAGGAAGCTTCCAGCTGATTCAGGGCTATATTGCGATTGCTCACGGCGGGCTGTTTGGCGTGGGCCTCGGGGAGAGCGTGCAGAAAATGAATTACCTCCCTGAGGCGCACACAGACTTTATTATTCCCATTATCGCCGAAGAGCTTGGAATTTTTGGCATTCTGCTTGTTGTGGGTCTGCTGGGTGTTATCGCCTGGCGTGGCATAAAAATCGGGCTTAGTGCTAAAGGACAATTTGGCACCCTTCTTGCCTTTGGTATTGTTTTCCAGGTCCTCAGCCAGGCCGTCATTAATGCCGGGGCTGTAGCTGGCATGATGCCGATTACCGGCCTGCCATTTCCACTTCTGAGCTACGGGGGCTCTTCTTTATTAATAACGCTGGCGATGCTTGGGCTTTTGGCAAACATCTCCAGAAATAACAACCGGCTTGCCCGGGTACAGAATCAGGGGATCAATAAACCAACTTCCGCATAG
- a CDS encoding pseudouridine synthase, with product MRTDKLLAELGYGTRKEVKKMLKKGGVFVDGEPVNNGAVQVDPEEQRISVFGEDIHYTEFVYFLMHKPSGVISATEDSVHDTVLDILEQEDAIREPFPVGRLDIDTEGLLLLTNDGKLNHFLTSPKHGVVKIYRAVLEHPIEEKNIEHFKKGVKLDDGYVCKPAVLRRVPDTHREVYVEVTEGKFHQVKRMFEAVGNEVVYLKRESFGQLSLDEDLLPGEYRELNEDEIQLLRDSVGEKSEGAGSDEL from the coding sequence ATGAGAACGGATAAATTACTGGCGGAATTAGGATATGGGACTCGCAAGGAAGTAAAAAAAATGCTGAAAAAGGGAGGCGTTTTTGTTGACGGGGAACCGGTGAACAACGGGGCAGTCCAGGTGGATCCTGAAGAGCAGCGGATCAGCGTATTCGGAGAGGACATTCACTATACGGAATTTGTTTATTTTCTGATGCATAAGCCATCAGGGGTCATCAGCGCCACAGAAGACAGTGTTCATGATACGGTGCTGGATATTTTAGAACAGGAGGATGCAATAAGAGAACCTTTTCCAGTGGGCCGGCTTGATATTGACACGGAAGGATTGCTTCTGTTGACTAACGACGGCAAGCTTAACCATTTTCTTACGTCACCGAAGCATGGGGTTGTAAAAATATACCGGGCGGTACTCGAACACCCTATAGAAGAAAAGAATATTGAACATTTCAAAAAAGGTGTAAAGCTTGATGACGGCTATGTTTGTAAGCCTGCAGTTCTGAGGAGAGTGCCTGATACACACCGGGAAGTATATGTGGAAGTAACTGAAGGAAAATTTCATCAGGTGAAACGGATGTTTGAGGCGGTAGGCAATGAAGTCGTTTATTTAAAAAGAGAATCATTCGGCCAACTGTCGCTCGACGAGGATTTACTGCCGGGGGAGTACCGGGAGTTAAATGAGGATGAAATTCAGCTGCTCCGGGATAGCGTCGGGGAAAAATCAGAAGGAGCAGGCAGCGATGAGCTGTAG
- a CDS encoding xylulokinase — translation MSCRLLSADLGTTSLKVMILNGGGQVEGSVSEPVHTYTDGENHEQKPTEWWQSFGKACRTLESRGIGLDVDGVVCTGQMEDFIPLKNGIAETAVLYSDIRGSKGLTKRHLSSDAVAAFTGNDWRATTPLMKWLADEFPEQWDHVLFGSKDYLIYRLTGASVCDPVNGTVTGMMNIHTRAWEEQLWQGSGITRNQLPRLLEPEEVAGYVLKEAASKTGIPAGTPVYCGLGDGGAVTLGASVHGDNDEGYAYTGTTGWTAVPADTLTLSEEGSVFHLAAPQQGRFIKIMPLINMGNVHQWAVHTWCGGDFEAFEKLTAEPDSMPGSLLFIPYLNGERNPVIDEKARGSFIGIDGQVTHGHMARAVLEGLAFSLKQTFVQIGTTSSTLFLVGGGTKSRAFRQTVADVFQRSVQVSAEQELLASFGAAACGFRAIHKCSWKDAARAMQSVGEEDIIVTPDVSKKEELERKERLFIGAAGRMRGLFET, via the coding sequence ATGAGCTGTAGACTGCTGAGTGCAGATCTGGGAACGACGTCTTTAAAAGTAATGATACTGAACGGCGGAGGTCAGGTGGAGGGCAGTGTATCAGAGCCTGTCCATACATATACCGACGGAGAGAATCACGAACAGAAGCCCACAGAATGGTGGCAGAGCTTTGGAAAAGCGTGCAGGACTCTGGAGAGCAGGGGAATCGGCCTGGACGTTGATGGAGTCGTATGCACTGGGCAGATGGAGGATTTTATCCCTTTGAAAAACGGAATAGCAGAAACGGCGGTTCTTTATTCTGATATCAGAGGAAGCAAAGGATTAACAAAAAGGCATTTGTCTTCGGATGCTGTAGCGGCCTTTACGGGAAACGACTGGAGAGCGACGACCCCTTTAATGAAATGGCTGGCGGACGAATTTCCAGAGCAGTGGGACCATGTACTCTTTGGTTCTAAAGATTATTTAATTTACCGTTTAACCGGCGCCTCAGTTTGTGATCCGGTAAATGGCACTGTGACAGGGATGATGAATATACATACAAGAGCCTGGGAAGAACAGCTTTGGCAGGGAAGCGGGATCACACGGAATCAGCTCCCCCGTCTTCTGGAGCCTGAAGAAGTAGCGGGCTATGTATTAAAGGAGGCTGCCAGTAAAACAGGAATACCTGCTGGAACACCTGTATACTGCGGCCTTGGAGACGGGGGCGCGGTGACTCTTGGTGCCAGTGTTCATGGGGATAACGACGAAGGATACGCGTACACAGGAACAACAGGGTGGACGGCAGTGCCCGCCGATACGCTGACCCTGTCAGAAGAAGGAAGTGTGTTTCATCTGGCTGCGCCTCAGCAAGGACGGTTTATTAAAATTATGCCCCTGATCAACATGGGAAATGTTCATCAATGGGCGGTGCATACATGGTGCGGAGGCGATTTCGAAGCTTTTGAAAAGCTGACGGCCGAACCGGATTCCATGCCCGGATCGCTCTTGTTTATCCCGTATTTAAATGGTGAAAGAAACCCGGTGATTGATGAGAAAGCCAGGGGCTCGTTCATCGGAATCGACGGCCAGGTGACGCACGGGCATATGGCGAGGGCGGTGCTTGAAGGTCTGGCTTTTTCTTTAAAGCAGACCTTTGTTCAGATTGGCACTACCTCCTCCACGCTCTTTCTTGTTGGCGGCGGCACAAAAAGCAGAGCCTTCAGGCAGACAGTGGCGGATGTGTTTCAGCGCAGTGTGCAGGTGAGTGCTGAGCAGGAGCTTCTGGCTTCATTCGGGGCAGCTGCATGCGGCTTCAGAGCTATTCATAAATGCTCCTGGAAGGACGCAGCACGGGCAATGCAGAGCGTGGGCGAAGAAGATATTATTGTCACTCCTGATGTATCAAAAAAAGAAGAATTAGAGCGAAAGGAACGTCTTTTCATCGGTGCAGCCGGAAGAATGCGGGGGCTTTTTGAGACGTGA
- a CDS encoding DeoR family transcriptional regulator produces MRTSTDRMITRIKSIYLYIKKRGTVTTGELVDEFGITQRTIQRDLNVLEYNELVSSPSRGAWTTTARKVKAS; encoded by the coding sequence TTGAGAACGTCCACCGACCGAATGATAACCCGTATTAAGTCTATCTATCTCTATATTAAAAAGAGAGGAACGGTGACCACCGGGGAATTGGTTGACGAATTCGGAATTACACAGCGCACGATTCAGCGTGACCTGAATGTGCTCGAATACAATGAACTGGTCAGCAGCCCTTCGAGAGGGGCCTGGACGACGACTGCCCGAAAAGTAAAAGCTTCCTGA
- the cysK gene encoding cysteine synthase A, whose product MRVANNMSELVGDTPLVKLNRLPDAGGADVYLKLEFQNPSGSVKDRAAKNMLKQAEAEGKINENTTIIEPTSGNTGIGLAMNAAARGYRAILVMPDTMSQERINLLKAYGAEVELTPGDKKMPGAISRAHELVETIADSFMPMQFENEANSDAHRESTALEIEEAMKEIGKPLAGFVAASGTGGTVTGTGEKLKELYPNIQIHVVEPFGSPVLSGGKPGPHKLVGTSPGFIPPILNQDIYDHIYKITDEDAYKTTRALAGQEGILVGPSSGAACFAAMETAKQMSPDQVVIAIACDTGERYLSTDLFRFDE is encoded by the coding sequence ATGCGTGTAGCAAATAATATGTCAGAACTAGTCGGCGATACGCCTTTGGTTAAACTAAACCGCCTTCCGGACGCCGGAGGAGCGGATGTATACTTGAAGCTTGAATTTCAAAATCCCAGTGGCAGCGTGAAGGACCGGGCCGCAAAAAATATGCTGAAGCAGGCCGAAGCAGAAGGGAAAATCAACGAAAATACTACTATTATAGAACCGACTTCAGGAAACACCGGCATCGGCCTTGCTATGAACGCCGCTGCCCGGGGCTACCGGGCAATACTGGTTATGCCAGACACAATGTCCCAGGAAAGGATCAACCTGCTGAAGGCATACGGAGCAGAAGTAGAACTTACGCCTGGTGATAAAAAGATGCCTGGGGCTATCTCCCGGGCCCATGAGCTTGTAGAGACAATAGCCGACAGCTTCATGCCTATGCAGTTTGAAAACGAAGCCAATTCGGATGCCCACCGGGAAAGCACGGCACTTGAAATTGAAGAAGCGATGAAAGAAATCGGCAAACCACTGGCTGGCTTTGTTGCCGCATCAGGTACTGGAGGCACTGTCACAGGAACCGGGGAAAAATTAAAAGAGCTCTACCCCAACATTCAAATTCACGTCGTGGAACCGTTTGGTTCCCCGGTTCTTTCCGGCGGAAAACCTGGTCCCCATAAGCTGGTCGGCACAAGCCCCGGGTTTATTCCACCAATTTTGAATCAGGATATATACGACCATATTTACAAAATTACCGATGAAGATGCCTATAAAACTACAAGAGCCCTTGCCGGTCAGGAAGGCATTTTAGTCGGCCCGTCTTCCGGTGCTGCCTGCTTTGCTGCGATGGAAACAGCCAAACAGATGTCTCCGGATCAGGTTGTCATTGCCATTGCCTGTGATACGGGCGAACGGTATTTATCCACGGATCTTTTCCGGTTTGACGAATAA
- the thpR gene encoding RNA 2',3'-cyclic phosphodiesterase — MDNHYFLGLPVPREARSVWADWISQVKNELPFKQWVHPQDFHITLHFFGQLSPEQVEAIEKKMNEVKLTHQPKLRLDGVDSFGPKGRESVLYTRVHAEEGLFSLYEEWKAQLNEMGMKTEQRPYRPHMTLAKKRVKERSLAWPFVPLPEAIFFQAAHLHLYRIHPGRSVKYETVHWSELT; from the coding sequence ATGGATAATCATTATTTTCTTGGTCTGCCGGTTCCAAGGGAGGCGAGATCCGTCTGGGCGGATTGGATTTCACAGGTGAAAAACGAGCTTCCCTTTAAGCAGTGGGTACACCCGCAGGATTTTCATATTACGCTCCACTTTTTTGGCCAGCTTTCTCCGGAACAGGTGGAGGCTATCGAAAAAAAGATGAATGAAGTGAAATTAACGCACCAGCCAAAACTTCGTCTCGACGGTGTTGACTCCTTCGGTCCAAAAGGGCGGGAGAGCGTTCTGTATACAAGGGTGCATGCAGAAGAGGGCCTGTTTTCGTTATATGAAGAATGGAAAGCTCAATTGAATGAGATGGGAATGAAGACCGAGCAGCGCCCGTACCGCCCTCATATGACTCTGGCAAAAAAGCGGGTAAAGGAGCGCTCGCTTGCATGGCCTTTTGTGCCACTTCCAGAAGCAATATTTTTTCAGGCGGCTCACCTGCATCTTTATCGCATTCATCCAGGACGGAGTGTAAAATATGAAACGGTGCATTGGTCGGAATTGACTTAG